The following coding sequences lie in one Cyanobacterium sp. Dongsha4 genomic window:
- a CDS encoding ABC transporter permease, producing the protein MEIIELDFIDLLWAWGLILIAISLSIWQKLGFEGQFLLAAGRSLLQLMFLGYILEFIFVIDNPVAVVTIILIMITIAAIVARNRISKKIPRLLQTVWLGLFFSSSFVVAYSIVFIIQPERWYNPQYLIPLVGMILGNTLNGASLAGERLANMIKNNRLEIETHLCLGATGRNAIASYRLDAIKVGLIPIINSMMVVGMVSLPGMFTGQVLAGNSPLSAASYQILILFMIALANLITILIITEGVYRHFFNARQQLVID; encoded by the coding sequence ATGGAAATTATTGAGCTAGATTTTATTGATTTACTATGGGCTTGGGGACTTATTCTCATCGCTATTAGTCTATCCATTTGGCAAAAACTCGGCTTTGAAGGTCAATTTTTATTAGCGGCGGGGCGATCTCTACTACAATTGATGTTTTTAGGTTACATTCTGGAATTTATTTTTGTCATTGATAATCCTGTGGCGGTAGTTACGATAATTTTAATCATGATTACCATTGCGGCAATAGTTGCCCGAAATCGTATTAGTAAAAAAATCCCCCGTTTACTGCAAACAGTATGGTTAGGCTTATTCTTTAGTAGTTCTTTTGTTGTTGCCTATAGCATTGTATTTATCATTCAACCAGAAAGATGGTATAACCCTCAATATTTAATTCCCCTAGTGGGTATGATTTTGGGAAATACCCTCAATGGTGCGTCTTTGGCAGGGGAAAGATTAGCCAATATGATCAAAAATAACCGCTTAGAAATTGAAACTCATTTGTGTTTAGGTGCAACGGGTAGAAATGCGATCGCATCTTATCGTTTAGATGCCATAAAAGTGGGTTTAATCCCGATTATAAATTCGATGATGGTAGTGGGGATGGTAAGTCTTCCGGGGATGTTTACTGGGCAAGTTTTAGCAGGAAATAGCCCTTTATCGGCGGCATCCTATCAGATTTTGATTTTATTTATGATTGCCCTTGCTAATTTAATTACCATTTTAATCATTACTGAGGGAGTATATCGACATTTTTTCAATGCCCGTCAGCAATTAGTTATCGATTAG
- the bchB gene encoding ferredoxin:protochlorophyllide reductase (ATP-dependent) subunit B — protein sequence MKLAYWMYAGPAHIGTLRIASSFKNVHAIMHAPLGDDYFNVMRSMLERERDFTPVTASVVDRNVLARGSQEKVVDNIVRKDKEEKPDLIVLTPTCTSSILQEDLENFVQRAQLNSNGDVLLADVNHYRVNELQAGDRTLEQIIQFYLQKAQKKGDVVTEKTPHPSVNIIGISTLGFHNNHDCTELQKLMKDLGIEVNLILPESASVHDLKKIPSAWFNLVPYRELGLMSARYLEEEWGMPYVDITPMGVVETARCVRKIQQILNGLGANVDYEEFIEHQTLYVSQAAWFSRSIDCQNLTGKKAVVFGDNTHAVAMTKILAREMGIHVVLAGTYCKYDGDWFTQQVSEYCDRVLISDDNGEIADAIAKIEPAAIFGTQMERHVGKRLNIPCGVISAPIHIQNFPIGYKPFMGYEGTNQIADLVYNSFTLGMEDHLLEIFGGHDTKEVITKGISADSDLNWDTEAQKELNKVPGFVRGKVKRNTEKFARDRGFEKITLEVLYAAKEAVSSVG from the coding sequence ATGAAATTAGCTTACTGGATGTACGCAGGACCAGCACACATCGGTACTCTAAGAATCGCTAGTTCCTTTAAAAATGTCCATGCTATTATGCACGCCCCCCTCGGTGACGATTATTTTAACGTAATGCGATCGATGTTGGAAAGGGAAAGGGATTTTACTCCTGTTACAGCTAGTGTAGTTGATCGGAATGTATTGGCAAGGGGTTCGCAAGAAAAGGTTGTTGATAATATTGTTCGTAAAGATAAGGAAGAAAAACCAGATTTAATTGTCTTGACTCCTACCTGTACTTCAAGTATTTTACAGGAAGATTTAGAAAATTTTGTGCAACGGGCCCAGTTAAATTCTAATGGTGATGTCTTGTTGGCGGATGTTAACCATTATCGAGTTAATGAATTACAAGCAGGCGATCGCACTTTAGAGCAAATTATACAATTTTATTTGCAAAAAGCCCAGAAGAAAGGAGATGTAGTCACAGAAAAAACTCCTCACCCTTCAGTAAATATTATCGGCATTTCCACTTTAGGATTCCACAACAATCATGATTGTACGGAATTACAGAAATTAATGAAAGATTTGGGTATTGAAGTTAATTTAATTTTACCTGAGAGTGCATCGGTACATGACTTGAAAAAGATTCCTTCTGCTTGGTTTAACCTCGTGCCTTATCGGGAATTAGGGTTAATGAGCGCCCGTTATTTGGAAGAGGAATGGGGAATGCCCTATGTGGATATAACCCCCATGGGAGTGGTAGAAACTGCCCGTTGTGTGCGTAAAATTCAGCAAATTCTCAACGGTTTAGGGGCAAATGTGGATTATGAGGAATTTATTGAACATCAAACCCTCTATGTCTCTCAGGCGGCATGGTTTTCTCGCTCTATCGACTGTCAAAACTTAACGGGGAAAAAAGCTGTTGTTTTTGGGGATAATACCCACGCTGTGGCAATGACCAAAATTTTAGCTCGGGAAATGGGCATTCATGTGGTTTTAGCTGGTACTTATTGCAAGTATGATGGAGATTGGTTCACTCAACAGGTAAGCGAATATTGCGATCGAGTCTTAATTAGTGATGATAATGGAGAAATAGCCGATGCGATCGCCAAAATTGAACCGGCGGCGATTTTTGGAACACAAATGGAGCGTCACGTAGGCAAACGTTTAAATATTCCTTGCGGCGTCATTTCTGCCCCTATCCATATTCAAAACTTTCCCATTGGCTATAAACCTTTTATGGGTTATGAAGGTACAAACCAGATCGCTGATTTAGTGTATAATTCCTTTACTTTAGGTATGGAAGATCATTTACTAGAAATATTTGGTGGTCATGATACTAAAGAAGTAATCACTAAAGGAATCTCCGCCGACTCTGATTTAAACTGGGATACGGAAGCTCAAAAAGAGTTAAATAAAGTACCAGGGTTTGTACGAGGCAAAGTTAAACGTAATACAGAAAAGTTTGCCAGAGACAGAGGTTTTGAGAAAATTACCCTAGAAGTTTTATATGCGGCGAAGGAAGCGGTATCAAGTGTTGGTTAA